The genome window TGGGAAGGGTCGATCAGCACTGACCAGACGTCGCTTGCAGGCCGGAATGTCAGCACGATGTCCTCGCCGATCAGTCTCAACAGGGTTTTTTCCGTCTCGATGATATGCACATTCAGATTGACCGGCTTGGGAGAGGCCAGATCCTTGCGAGAGAAGGCGAGAAGCTGGCGGGTGATCTCAATGGAACGGTCAGCGGCCTTGGAGATCAGATTCAGATGCTCCCACAGTTCGCCTTCGCCAGGGACTTTGCGTTTCGACATTTCAGCCATCCCCTGGATCACTGCGAGCATATTGTTGAAATCATGGGCAATCCCGCCGGCCAGGGTGCCGATGGCCTCCATCTTTTGCGAATGGCGAAGCTGGGTTTCCAGGTTCAGACGCTCCGTCACGTCGCGGATGACTATGCTCAATTTCTGGATGCCCGCCTGATCCGAAAAGAGTGCCGACGATATCTCGGCAGGGAACTGGCTGCCATCGCCACGGAGCATCATGGTTTCGCCCCTGCTCCGGCCGGTCCGCCTCAGCTCTTCAAGCAGTCCCGAGATGTCGATGACATCGTGTGCCATCAGACCGGCGCAACCGGCGCGGCAAATCTCCTCTTCACTCTTGCCGAATATCCGGCATGCCGCCGGATTTGCCGTAAGGATGTCGCATTCTGCCGTTGCCAGCATAATGGCATCCAGGCTGTTCTCGAATATCATCCGAAATCGCTCATTGCTCTCGGCAAGTTCATCGTCGATCTTAAGCTTGGCCAGTGCGATTGCCACAGAGTCGACAAGGTCTTCCAGCAGGGTGATTTTTTCGAGCGTAAAACAGCCCTTTTTCTTGTCATTGAACTGGAACAGGCCAAAGGTCTTTCCCTGGAGACGAAGCGGGACCAAGGCCACCGATTCGTATCCATCACCGTTGCAGCGGTTTCGGGTCTTTCCCTGACGATCGGCCTCCGTGGTGCTTGCCAGCAGTTCTGTCGTGCAGTTTGACCAGAAGCTGCCCCGCGCGGTAAAGAACGGACGGGATGGATCAGACCGGCCGCTGAGGATGGTGCCACACATGCAGTCGTACGCCGGGTGACCGGCACTGTCGCGCACCATCTCGCCTGCCTGATCATAGGCGCAGAGGCTGTTTTCCTGCAGCACGAACTCTTCGGGAAAGCCCCGCGTTTCATAATAGGGGAAGTCGTCCCCTTCATGGAGGCGGACACCGACGGCATCGCATGTCAGCAGCTGCTGGAAGTACCCTAGCAGGTCGCGCATCAGCTCACGGGAATTCTTCGACCTGTTGCAGATGCGCAGCAGCTCGACCGTTGCCTCTCTGGTCTGCTCGGCTTTCTTGCGGCTGGAGATGTTGTCGATGATCGCGCCAAAGTGATCATTCCCCGTGCTGTAGGCTGAAATCGTATACCAGATCCCCAGCGGCTGGAAAAAGAGCTCCAGCCGTTCCGGCTGGCCGGTCCGGACGACCCGGCCATACGTTTCGATCAGATCGGCGTGCTCTCTACCGATATCGGGAAATATCTCGGTCACCTTTTTCCCGACCACCCCCCGCAAGCCGGTCAATTCCTCGAATGCGCTATTCACACTGAGATAGATGAAATCACAGGCTCGGCCATCGGTGTCGTATAGCATTTTGCTATAGGCAAACCCTTCCTGCATGTTTTCAAACAGAAGACGGTACCGCTCCTCGCTCTCTCGCAGAAACCGGTCCTGTTGCTTGCGCTGGGTAATGTCGGTCAACATCACGATGATCCCCGTGATCTCTCCTCTGTTGCCGTGCATGGGGGCGGTGTAGATGCTCACGTCAATCGATTCGCCACTCTTGCTCAGCCTGCAGGTGGTAACGTCCCGGAGCGATTTCTCCTGAACCGTAATCTCCAGATCACTCCGGTCTCCCTGAAAGTTTTCGAGCGAAACAAGAGGATAGGGCTTCCCCAGCACGTCATTCTCAGACCAGCCAAAAAGCAGCTGGGCCGATCTGTTCCAGAGCGTGACAATGCCATTCGTGTCCAATGCCACAATAGCCAACGGTGAAAACTGAAAGAGCGCATTCAGCGTCTTATGTGCTTCAAAAAGCTCATTCTGGCTGTTCTGGTATTCGTCAATCTGCTGGCGGAGCTCCTCTTCGGTCATGCACAGTTCTTCATTCTGCTCAATGAGCTGCTCCTCCGCCCTCCCGAGTTCCGTCATATGCCTCTGGATCAGCCAGTAAAGCAGCACCGCGGTAAGCAGAACATACCCCCACCCTTTGACCATGGAGATGACAGCGACCGCTTCAGGGTCAGTGGAGATCATGTTGGCGACCTTGTCGGAAAAAAGGACCCAGAAGATCCCTGTCAGCGCAT of Geobacter sp. contains these proteins:
- a CDS encoding PAS domain S-box protein, which encodes MMQRHMRASMKIASIYALTGIFWVLFSDKVANMISTDPEAVAVISMVKGWGYVLLTAVLLYWLIQRHMTELGRAEEQLIEQNEELCMTEEELRQQIDEYQNSQNELFEAHKTLNALFQFSPLAIVALDTNGIVTLWNRSAQLLFGWSENDVLGKPYPLVSLENFQGDRSDLEITVQEKSLRDVTTCRLSKSGESIDVSIYTAPMHGNRGEITGIIVMLTDITQRKQQDRFLRESEERYRLLFENMQEGFAYSKMLYDTDGRACDFIYLSVNSAFEELTGLRGVVGKKVTEIFPDIGREHADLIETYGRVVRTGQPERLELFFQPLGIWYTISAYSTGNDHFGAIIDNISSRKKAEQTREATVELLRICNRSKNSRELMRDLLGYFQQLLTCDAVGVRLHEGDDFPYYETRGFPEEFVLQENSLCAYDQAGEMVRDSAGHPAYDCMCGTILSGRSDPSRPFFTARGSFWSNCTTELLASTTEADRQGKTRNRCNGDGYESVALVPLRLQGKTFGLFQFNDKKKGCFTLEKITLLEDLVDSVAIALAKLKIDDELAESNERFRMIFENSLDAIMLATAECDILTANPAACRIFGKSEEEICRAGCAGLMAHDVIDISGLLEELRRTGRSRGETMMLRGDGSQFPAEISSALFSDQAGIQKLSIVIRDVTERLNLETQLRHSQKMEAIGTLAGGIAHDFNNMLAVIQGMAEMSKRKVPGEGELWEHLNLISKAADRSIEITRQLLAFSRKDLASPKPVNLNVHIIETEKTLLRLIGEDIVLTFRPASDVWSVLIDPSQVDQILVNLAVNARDAMAGGGTLVIATENVSVDAASCQSVLDATPGEYVQLSVSDSGVGMEKSILDHIFEPFFTTKEVGKGTGLGLSTVYGIVTQNNGFIKVSSKPGQGTTFHLYLPRLLEAGAVEQETPQTVPSGNGTVLIVEDDNMMRCVASLLLKEIGYRSIIAESPESAIEICGKRDTEIDIILSDVILPGMNGKAMMEEIRKIRPGIKVLFMSGYTADVITQRGVVDEGTNFIQKPFNIFTLNAKLKEALGV